One region of SAR324 cluster bacterium genomic DNA includes:
- the fliS gene encoding flagellar export chaperone FliS, which translates to MNTYGQYHRAYQKASVNTMDQQKLIVMLYDGAIKYISIAVERLQHRELEKAHTNLIKAKSIVSELMASLNLEQGGDIAKNLQSLYNYMFGLLIDANVQKNPEPALIVLKLMKELREAWAVIGNAGKQQPTPAQVGAGSNRTAKTISLKG; encoded by the coding sequence ATGAATACCTATGGACAGTATCATCGAGCCTATCAAAAAGCTTCGGTCAACACGATGGATCAGCAAAAACTGATCGTCATGCTTTATGATGGCGCGATCAAATATATCAGTATTGCGGTAGAACGGTTGCAACATCGTGAGCTTGAAAAAGCCCATACCAATCTGATCAAGGCCAAAAGTATTGTTTCGGAATTGATGGCCTCGCTCAACCTCGAACAAGGCGGGGACATCGCCAAAAATTTGCAGTCGTTGTACAATTATATGTTCGGTCTGTTGATTGATGCCAATGTGCAGAAAAATCCTGAGCCCGCACTGATTGTTCTCAAGCTTATGAAAGAACTCCGTGAAGCCTGGGCCGTTATAGGAAATGCGGGTAAACAGCAACCAACACCGGCTCAAGTGGGAGCCGGATCAAATCGAACAGCTAAAACGATCAGTCTCAAAGGCTGA
- the fliS gene encoding flagellar export chaperone FliS: MNRPSTYQAYYKTNVQTSDQLNLIIMLYDGLIRFLKKAEVKIENREYEESHNYLTRSKNIVQELLSTLKMDQGGDIAKNLQELYLYCFRRIVEANLKKDPQMVEEVIRIVDNLRQGWIQVRAQRKQTTELTQQRDKKLRVQG, from the coding sequence ATGAATCGACCATCCACGTATCAGGCTTATTATAAAACCAATGTACAGACATCGGATCAGCTCAATCTGATCATTATGCTGTATGACGGACTCATTCGCTTTCTCAAAAAAGCGGAGGTCAAGATCGAAAACAGGGAGTATGAAGAGTCCCATAACTATCTGACTCGTAGCAAGAATATTGTGCAGGAACTCCTGTCCACATTGAAAATGGATCAGGGCGGCGACATTGCCAAAAATTTGCAGGAATTGTATCTTTACTGTTTTCGGCGCATTGTGGAGGCAAACTTGAAAAAAGATCCGCAGATGGTGGAAGAAGTGATCCGGATCGTGGACAATTTGCGTCAGGGATGGATTCAGGTCCGTGCTCAGCGCAAACAAACCACGGAGCTGACGCAACAACGCGATAAAAAATTAAGAGTTCAGGGTTGA
- a CDS encoding flagellin, translating to MSMRINHNISSLNTQRQLESVNRASSQTLEHLSSGMKINKGSDGPAQLVISENMRAQVAGLNQAAENSETGISMVQTAEGALNEVNRLLTDVRQLAIHASNEGVNDEKMLQADQAEIKNALETIDRIANVTQFGTKRLLDGSRGANGVANGDGLQFVDAEPTTGTSPVSGYEVRISQVATKSKFEGKAALTQEIVDAGETLTLREGGKTVTFTTKKGESVETTMNEFARTIEQAGLKARMVRGNDNIIRLEHTEFGSEHNFSVSSSTAGVLSSVANVTEDSEAGQDVKGTINGEEGSGRGQILTGKRANPTTAGLSVRFSGETLSEPGAVVGTVSVAQNSLVFQIGANEKQTVAVSLKNMGSRALAVGVDNDSGFKALEDINVTNFKGAQDAIQLIDKAIEETSQTRAKLGAFQKNTLQSNLNNLRVASENLTAAESTIRDADMASEMANFTRNQIMTQSATAMLAQANQQPQSVLRLLGQ from the coding sequence ATGTCTATGCGAATTAATCACAATATCAGTTCATTGAATACCCAACGACAGTTGGAGAGTGTAAATCGTGCGAGTTCCCAGACTTTGGAGCATTTGTCTTCAGGAATGAAAATTAACAAGGGATCTGATGGTCCCGCTCAGTTGGTTATTTCAGAAAACATGCGGGCTCAGGTAGCAGGCTTGAATCAGGCTGCCGAGAACTCTGAAACCGGCATTTCCATGGTTCAAACCGCAGAGGGCGCTTTGAATGAGGTGAACAGACTGCTGACGGATGTCCGTCAATTAGCGATTCACGCATCCAACGAAGGTGTTAATGATGAAAAAATGTTGCAGGCTGATCAGGCTGAAATCAAAAACGCTCTGGAAACTATTGACCGGATCGCGAATGTAACTCAATTTGGCACCAAACGTCTTCTCGATGGGAGCCGGGGTGCCAATGGAGTGGCCAATGGGGATGGACTTCAGTTTGTTGATGCTGAACCCACCACCGGAACATCTCCAGTCAGTGGTTATGAAGTCAGGATTTCTCAGGTTGCGACTAAAAGTAAATTTGAAGGAAAAGCAGCTCTAACCCAGGAAATTGTGGATGCCGGTGAAACCCTGACATTGCGTGAGGGTGGAAAAACGGTCACTTTTACTACTAAAAAAGGTGAAAGTGTTGAAACCACCATGAACGAATTTGCCCGTACCATTGAACAGGCTGGTCTCAAAGCCCGAATGGTTAGAGGCAATGACAACATCATTCGTCTGGAGCATACGGAATTCGGAAGTGAGCATAATTTTTCTGTATCCAGTTCCACCGCGGGTGTCTTGTCCTCTGTGGCTAATGTGACTGAAGACTCTGAAGCCGGGCAGGATGTGAAAGGCACCATCAATGGTGAGGAAGGTTCTGGACGTGGTCAGATTTTGACTGGAAAACGTGCCAATCCGACCACTGCGGGTCTGTCAGTTCGCTTTTCAGGAGAAACGTTGTCTGAACCGGGTGCTGTGGTTGGAACCGTTTCTGTTGCCCAGAATTCACTGGTGTTTCAGATTGGTGCCAATGAAAAGCAGACAGTGGCTGTTTCGCTTAAAAACATGGGGTCAAGAGCACTGGCTGTTGGAGTGGATAATGACAGTGGGTTCAAAGCCTTGGAAGATATCAATGTCACGAATTTCAAAGGTGCTCAGGATGCTATCCAGTTGATTGACAAAGCCATTGAAGAAACCAGTCAGACCAGAGCAAAACTTGGGGCTTTCCAGAAAAACACCCTGCAAAGTAACTTGAATAACTTGAGAGTCGCGTCTGAAAACTTGACTGCTGCGGAATCAACCATTCGTGATGCGGATATGGCGTCTGAAATGGCAAATTTCACACGCAATCAGATCATGACGCAGTCTGCTACTGCCATGTTGGCACAGGCTAATCAACAACCTCAGTCAGTTTTAAGACTGCTGGGTCAGTAA
- a CDS encoding flagellin encodes MSMRINHNISSINTQRQLESVNRASAQTLEHLSSGMKINKGADGPAQLVISENMRAQIGGLNQAVENSENGISMIQTAEGALNEVNRLLTDVRQLAIHASNEGVNDEKMLQADQAEIKNALETIDRISAMTQFGSKRLLDGSRGANGVANGDGLQFVGAEPTTGTSPVSGYEVRISQVATKSNFAGSAALTQEVVDAGETLTVREGGKTVTFTTRKGESVETTMNEFARTIEQAGLKVRMNRGDDNIIRLEHTEYGSEHSFSVSSSTAGVLSSVANVTEDSVAGQDVKGTINGEEGTGRGQILTGKRANPTTAGLSVRFTGSTLAEPGAVVGTVSVAQNSLVFQIGANENQTVAVSLKNMASRALAVGVDNDSGFKALEDVDVTTFKGAQNALRLVDKAIEETSQTRAKLGAFQKNTLQSNLNNLRVTSENLTSAESTIRDSDMASEMANFTRNQIMMQSATAMLAQANQQPQSVLRLLQ; translated from the coding sequence ATGTCTATGCGAATTAATCATAACATTAGTTCAATCAATACCCAACGACAGTTGGAAAGCGTAAATCGTGCGAGTGCACAAACTTTGGAGCATTTATCTTCAGGAATGAAAATCAACAAGGGGGCTGATGGTCCCGCACAGTTGGTTATTTCAGAAAATATGCGTGCCCAGATCGGTGGCTTGAATCAGGCGGTCGAGAACTCTGAAAATGGTATTTCCATGATTCAGACTGCGGAAGGCGCCTTGAATGAGGTGAACCGTCTGCTCACAGATGTTCGTCAATTGGCGATTCATGCTTCCAACGAAGGGGTCAATGACGAAAAAATGCTGCAAGCGGATCAGGCAGAGATTAAAAACGCACTGGAAACCATTGACCGGATTTCAGCCATGACACAGTTTGGCAGCAAACGTCTGCTGGATGGAAGTCGTGGTGCCAATGGTGTTGCCAATGGGGATGGACTTCAGTTTGTAGGTGCAGAACCCACAACAGGAACTTCTCCTGTCAGTGGCTATGAAGTCCGGATTTCACAGGTTGCGACCAAAAGCAATTTTGCGGGAAGTGCCGCCTTGACCCAGGAAGTTGTGGATGCCGGTGAGACTTTGACGGTTCGTGAGGGTGGAAAAACCGTCACTTTCACCACAAGAAAAGGTGAAAGTGTTGAGACCACCATGAACGAATTCGCCCGAACCATTGAACAAGCTGGCCTCAAAGTTCGTATGAACCGGGGAGATGATAACATCATTCGTCTGGAACATACTGAATATGGAAGTGAACACAGTTTTTCCGTATCCAGCTCGACTGCCGGCGTTTTGTCATCTGTTGCGAATGTGACAGAAGACTCTGTGGCAGGGCAGGATGTGAAAGGGACGATCAATGGTGAAGAAGGCACAGGTCGAGGTCAGATTTTGACTGGCAAAAGAGCCAATCCTACTACGGCGGGTTTATCCGTTCGTTTTACCGGTTCCACTCTTGCGGAACCGGGGGCTGTGGTTGGAACGGTTTCTGTTGCCCAGAATTCACTGGTCTTTCAGATTGGTGCCAATGAAAACCAGACTGTCGCTGTTTCACTCAAGAACATGGCCTCACGCGCACTGGCGGTTGGTGTGGATAATGACAGCGGTTTCAAGGCATTGGAGGATGTGGATGTGACAACTTTCAAGGGGGCTCAAAATGCGTTGCGACTGGTGGACAAAGCCATTGAAGAAACCAGTCAGACACGGGCCAAACTCGGAGCTTTCCAGAAAAACACCCTGCAAAGCAACTTGAATAACTTGAGGGTTACGTCTGAAAACTTGACGTCGGCGGAATCAACCATTCGTGATTCAGATATGGCCTCTGAAATGGCAAATTTCACACGAAACCAGATCATGATGCAGTCTGCGACTGCCATGCTGGCTCAAGCAAATCAGCAACCCCAGTCTGTGTTAAGACTGCTTCAGTAG
- a CDS encoding DUF1232 domain-containing protein → MPEVRPMDIKKWTEWVSALKSQIYALTLAAKDPETPLLSKILIMSVVAYALSPIDLIPDFIPILGYLDDLILLPLGIVLAIKLIPDEVWKRCCDQAKFKTETLKHSRIAGFLIVCVWIIGVVWSVRFVLDRML, encoded by the coding sequence ATGCCTGAGGTGAGACCAATGGACATCAAAAAATGGACAGAATGGGTGAGTGCCCTGAAATCTCAAATATACGCGTTAACTCTTGCGGCGAAAGACCCGGAAACGCCATTGCTGTCAAAAATATTGATCATGAGTGTGGTGGCATATGCCCTGAGTCCAATTGATCTTATCCCGGATTTTATTCCGATTCTGGGTTATCTGGATGATTTAATTTTATTGCCGTTGGGAATTGTGCTGGCCATAAAACTCATTCCAGATGAAGTATGGAAAAGATGTTGTGATCAGGCAAAATTTAAAACAGAAACGTTAAAACACAGTCGGATTGCAGGATTTTTAATCGTATGTGTCTGGATTATCGGCGTCGTATGGAGTGTCCGGTTTGTGTTGGATCGGATGTTGTGA